GGCGGAGGAGAAGCGGGGGTAGTTGAGGAAGACCAGCCCCCGCACCCGGCCCTCGAAGCGGCGGGCCGCGAGCGCCGTGAGGAGCAGGCACCCGAGGGAGTGGGCCCCCAGGAAGAGGGGTTCGGGACGGCCCTCGGCCTCCACCAGGTCGGCCAGCGCGTCCAGGTGCTCCTCGAGGGAGTAGGAGGCCCCCCCGGGCCGGGCCGAATCCCCGTGGCCCAGGAGGTCCGGCAGGATGAGGCGGAAGCCCCCGAGGCGCCCGGCCAGGGCGTCCTGGAAGTAGCGGTGGGAGGCGAGGACGCCGTGCAGGAGGACGAGACACCCGCGGTTTCCGGGGTAGGTGCGGTAGGCGAGGCGGAACCGGCCGGGGGAGGCGGAGACCGGCATGAGATCATCCCCTCACAGAAGCTCGCATTGTAATCGCAAGCGAATCGAATGGCAAAAGCAGGTCTCCGTGACCGTTCGCTCACATTCGGTGCGCGCCCGAGCCTTGTGGTAGGATACGACCTGCCGGGCCGCGAGGGCTCGGACCTTCGGAAGGACCGCGACCATGGATTCGGAACGCAAGGACGCCGCCTCAGAGGCGGGCCGCGTGGCGGAGCCGGGAAGCCGTACGGGACCCGGGCTGGACTTCATCCGGGCCACGGTGGACGAGGACCTCAAGGCCGGCCGCCACAAGACCGTCGTCACGCGCTTTCCCCCGGAGCCCAACGGGTACCTCCACATCGGCCACGCCAAGTCCATCTGCCTCAAC
This window of the Acidobacteriota bacterium genome carries:
- a CDS encoding glutamate--tRNA ligase family protein produces the protein MDSERKDAASEAGRVAEPGSRTGPGLDFIRATVDEDLKAGRHKTVVTRFPPEPNGYLHIGHAKSICLNFGIAKEFGGRCHLRFDDTNPTKEEQEYVDSIQADIRWLGWDWGEHLHFASDYFGQLHEWAV